A part of Desulfofundulus salinus genomic DNA contains:
- a CDS encoding response regulator transcription factor: protein MKRILVADDEVKIRELVRMYLEKEGFKVVEAADGAAALDYLAREHFDLVILDLMMPNTDGWTVCREIRKRDNPVPIIMLTARGDEIDRVLGLELGADDYVVKPFSPRELVARVKAVLRRFGGEKNDPEVLVYDGLTIDPSSRKVEVNGQVVNLTPKEYDLLYVMALSPGRVFTREQLLEKVWGYDFFGEMRTVDTHITRLREKLSRVPGAPQCIVTVWGVGYKFEVNK from the coding sequence GTGAAAAGAATTCTGGTAGCCGACGATGAGGTTAAGATCAGAGAATTGGTGCGTATGTATCTGGAAAAAGAAGGGTTCAAAGTGGTGGAGGCCGCCGATGGAGCCGCCGCTTTGGATTATCTTGCCCGGGAGCATTTTGATCTGGTGATTCTTGATCTTATGATGCCCAATACCGATGGCTGGACGGTATGCCGGGAGATTCGCAAGCGGGATAACCCGGTGCCCATCATTATGCTCACCGCCCGGGGGGATGAGATTGACCGGGTGCTGGGGCTGGAACTGGGGGCCGATGATTATGTGGTTAAGCCCTTTAGCCCCCGGGAACTGGTGGCCCGGGTGAAAGCGGTCCTGCGCCGTTTTGGAGGGGAGAAAAACGATCCGGAGGTTCTTGTTTATGACGGGTTGACCATCGACCCCTCTTCCCGGAAGGTAGAAGTCAACGGGCAGGTAGTTAACCTTACTCCCAAGGAGTACGATTTGCTTTATGTGATGGCCCTATCCCCGGGCCGTGTATTCACCCGGGAACAGTTGCTGGAAAAAGTATGGGGTTATGATTTCTTTGGTGAAATGCGGACGGTGGATACCCATATTACCAGGCTCCGGGAAAAGTTGTCCCGTGTTCCGGGAGCACCCCAATGCATTGTCACCGTATGGGGTGTGGGTTATAAATTTGAGGTGAACAAATGA
- a CDS encoding GNAT family N-acetyltransferase, with protein sequence MSTACAEIGNVFQVITPHGVAFLEGPVSGDYLDTLAFDEKLNNFRQPEKQKAALKEIADLPEGMVYIVRVGAKVVGYVTFLPPDRHSRWSKHPRVLELGAIEVSPDWWEYKLARKLLELAFSNPVMEDYIVITIEFCWHWDLRNTGLDVWQYQKMLTKLFGSVGMQKELTDDPDILEHIANVLMVRYGKRVPQKDIELFKEMLFMRQGVFFREQCK encoded by the coding sequence ATGAGCACCGCCTGTGCGGAGATAGGAAATGTGTTCCAGGTAATTACTCCCCACGGGGTAGCTTTTCTAGAAGGGCCTGTAAGCGGCGATTACCTGGACACATTAGCCTTCGATGAAAAATTAAATAATTTTCGCCAGCCGGAAAAACAAAAAGCGGCCCTGAAGGAAATTGCCGATCTACCGGAAGGCATGGTTTACATTGTGCGCGTAGGGGCAAAGGTGGTTGGTTATGTTACTTTCTTGCCGCCGGACCGCCACAGCCGCTGGAGCAAGCACCCGCGGGTGTTGGAGCTGGGAGCTATTGAAGTCAGCCCGGACTGGTGGGAATATAAACTGGCACGGAAGCTACTGGAGCTGGCCTTTTCTAACCCGGTAATGGAGGATTATATTGTTATCACCATAGAGTTTTGCTGGCACTGGGATCTGCGGAACACGGGCCTTGACGTGTGGCAGTATCAGAAAATGCTGACTAAACTTTTCGGCTCGGTGGGAATGCAAAAGGAACTCACCGATGATCCCGATATCCTGGAACACATAGCCAACGTGCTCATGGTTCGCTACGGAAAGCGGGTACCCCAGAAAGACATCGAACTATTTAAGGAAATGCTCTTTATGCGGCAAGGGGTGTTCTTCCGGGAGCAGTGTAAATAA
- a CDS encoding phage-shock protein encodes MEGKLYSLTDVLKKTLFFFDSLTVAELTPYVHKRMMRDYTLSQVEEKVVLCLRQHPCFFVDNRNAWHLDLEGNRENDAFYALLLKRQKPMSLKELKGAAWGKNKKNRRLVAEEASLISDGRFIQLDNGYWGLTEWEVEAGQYALKHLVIKALKTHPQGLSLQQIYEVVNAWRQTTVTAIEGVLRKFPYFEMVGEGVWTYNPGVQSAYEALTKRYLAALNRQKARWHRDRERWRRKISTLEQQLQEVNAAYREAAAALAQRAEEVAHHEYLVTQMAEKDLLLSLRKKEILRYREHINKLEAKANSILHQCRLWVKRARDGEQEIAQLRQVLAKNQASLETMFTKLQQYKERDRENKSKLAELKEQHATRVAELQTEIVELRQKLERVQEMALQEERQLREEISLLSNDLKEALEKGEEAQRSLRFTQKELQRCQEQYRRLQGSLKNPLVRLAIRFCSWFGGPTGQPI; translated from the coding sequence ATGGAAGGAAAACTCTATTCCCTGACCGACGTTTTAAAGAAAACACTGTTTTTCTTTGATTCTTTAACCGTAGCGGAATTAACCCCCTACGTGCACAAGCGGATGATGCGTGATTACACCCTCTCCCAGGTGGAAGAAAAGGTCGTGCTTTGTTTGCGTCAACATCCCTGTTTTTTTGTGGATAACCGCAACGCCTGGCACCTGGATCTGGAAGGAAACCGGGAAAATGATGCTTTTTATGCCCTGCTGCTCAAACGCCAGAAGCCCATGAGTTTAAAGGAGCTGAAAGGTGCTGCCTGGGGTAAAAACAAGAAAAACAGGCGCCTGGTGGCTGAGGAAGCCAGCCTTATTTCCGATGGGCGCTTTATTCAGCTGGACAACGGTTACTGGGGGCTGACCGAATGGGAGGTGGAGGCCGGCCAGTATGCCCTGAAACATCTGGTGATCAAGGCTTTAAAAACCCATCCCCAGGGTTTAAGCCTGCAGCAGATTTATGAAGTGGTCAATGCCTGGCGCCAAACCACGGTAACGGCTATCGAGGGGGTACTCAGGAAGTTTCCCTATTTCGAGATGGTGGGGGAAGGGGTATGGACTTACAACCCCGGCGTACAGTCGGCCTATGAGGCCCTGACGAAACGCTACCTGGCCGCTTTGAATCGTCAAAAGGCTCGCTGGCACCGGGACCGGGAGCGCTGGCGCAGAAAGATAAGCACGCTGGAGCAGCAATTGCAAGAGGTAAATGCCGCCTACCGGGAGGCGGCAGCGGCCCTTGCCCAGCGGGCAGAGGAAGTGGCCCATCATGAATACCTGGTGACCCAGATGGCGGAAAAGGATTTGCTTCTTTCCCTGCGCAAGAAGGAAATATTACGCTACCGGGAGCACATCAACAAGCTGGAGGCCAAGGCCAACAGTATCCTGCATCAATGCCGCCTTTGGGTAAAAAGGGCCCGGGACGGCGAACAGGAAATCGCCCAGTTGCGCCAGGTGCTGGCCAAGAACCAGGCCAGCCTGGAAACCATGTTTACCAAGCTGCAGCAATATAAAGAGCGGGACCGGGAAAACAAGAGCAAGTTAGCTGAGTTGAAAGAACAGCATGCCACCAGGGTGGCGGAGCTGCAGACGGAAATTGTAGAACTCAGACAAAAACTGGAACGGGTTCAAGAAATGGCCTTACAGGAGGAAAGGCAGCTGCGGGAAGAAATCAGCCTTTTAAGCAACGACTTGAAAGAGGCGCTGGAAAAGGGAGAAGAAGCACAACGTTCCCTGCGCTTTACCCAAAAGGAACTGCAGCGTTGCCAGGAGCAATACCGTCGCCTGCAGGGTAGCTTGAAAAATCCTCTGGTCAGACTGGCCATACGTTTTTGTTCCTGGTTTGGAGGACCGACAGGGCAGCCGATTTAA